A region from the Algoriphagus machipongonensis genome encodes:
- a CDS encoding DUF805 domain-containing protein — protein MNEIFKPEGRITRRKYLVLFMIFYFTNLLSLMMMWQSYQMEAWPTFFSFTIVLIASIVVLLIQAIKRFHDIGLDWKYALYLLIPPPVNFIGFIWLAAKKGQNGPNEYGPDPRKTDII, from the coding sequence ATGAATGAAATATTTAAACCAGAAGGAAGAATAACGAGAAGGAAGTATTTGGTGTTATTTATGATATTCTATTTCACCAACTTACTAAGCCTAATGATGATGTGGCAGTCCTACCAAATGGAAGCCTGGCCTACCTTTTTCTCATTTACCATCGTCTTAATTGCCTCTATCGTAGTACTCTTGATTCAGGCAATCAAAAGGTTTCATGACATCGGTTTGGACTGGAAATATGCACTTTACCTATTAATTCCACCACCAGTAAACTTCATAGGATTCATCTGGCTTGCAGCCAAAAAAGGACAAAATGGCCCTAATGAATATGGTCCAGATCCCCGTAAAACGGATATCATCTAG